Proteins from one Triticum aestivum cultivar Chinese Spring chromosome 7A, IWGSC CS RefSeq v2.1, whole genome shotgun sequence genomic window:
- the LOC123153757 gene encoding GDSL esterase/lipase At1g28600-like codes for MGSPNRHSSISLAVILVFAVLLLNADLGSCGCFKRIFSFGDSITDTGNFAYISRNSPPGPPSVPPYGETYFHRPTGRASDGRLIIDFYAQALGLPLLPPSIPKEKTGKFPTGANFAVFGSIALNPKYFKSRYNFNLSRGCLDDQLASFKRVLARISPGDAATKSLLSQSLVVFGEIGGNDYNFWFFDRRRSRDTAQEYIPDVVARIGAGIQEVIKLGAKTVLVPGNFPIGCVPVYLRDYKSNTSTDYDQFGCLKWFNTFSQMHNRLLKQEISTLKSQNPSVKIIYGDYYEVVTLYHMRIEKCNSGKNKNKLRHALLASLVLGIRLLIPASHQTSGTS; via the exons ATGGGGAGTCCCAATCGCCACAGCTCCATTTCCCTTGCAGTCATCTTGGTCTTTGCCGTCCTGCTGCTCAACGCTGATCTAGGGTCGTGCGGCTGCTTCAAGCGCATCTTCTCCTTCGGCGACTCCATCACCGACACCGGCAACTTCGCATATATCAGCCGCAACAGTCCACCAGGTCCGCCCTCGGTGCCCCCTTATGGAGAGACCTACTTCCACCGCCCCACGGGTCGTGCCTCCGATGGGCGTCTCATCATCGACTTCTACG CACAAGCGTTGGGCCTGCCGTTGCTGCCGCCGAGCATTCCCAAGGAGAAGACGGGGAAGTTCCCGACCGGTGCCAACTTTGCCGTGTTTGGCTCTATTGCGCTCAACCCCAAGTACTTCAAGTCAAGGTATAACTTCAATCTGTCGCGCGGTTGCCTCGACGATCAGCTCGCTTCTTTCAAGAGAGTGCTCGCACGGATTTCTCCGGGAGATG CTGCCACCAAGAGTCTTCTGAGCCAATCCCTGGTTGTCTTTGGCGAGATCGGCGGCAACGACTACAACTTCTGGTTCTTTGATCGTAGGCGCAGCCGGGACACGGCCCAGGAGTACATACCGGACGTGGTTGCCCGCATAGGCGCCGGCATCCAAGAGGTGATCAAGCTCGGTGCCAAGACTGTCCTTGTCCCAGGGAACTTCCCCATTGGGTGTGTGCCGGTTTACCTCAGAGATTACAAGAGCAACACGTCCACGGACTATGACCAGTTCGGCTGCCTCAAGTGGTTCAACACATTCTCCCAGATGCACAACCGGCTACTGAAACAAGAGATCAGCACGCTCAAGTCGCAGAACCCCAGCGTGAAGATCATCTACGGCGACTACTATG AGGTTGTTACTTTGTATCATATGCGTATCGAAAAGTGCAACAgtgggaaaaataaaaataaattaagaCATGCATTATTGGCTAGTCTTGTTTTAGGGATTAGACTACTGATCCCTGCCTCCCATCAGACTAGTGGAACATCGTAG